Genomic segment of Flavobacteriales bacterium:
TTGGTGGTTTGGGGTTATGTTTTCTTGTTTAAAAGTGTTCGTCACCAAATGGCCTTTTTGGTGGTGGCTTTACTCACATTGGCATTGGTGGCCATCTTAAAACATTGGGTATTTGAAGATGCCATGCGACCTGCTATCTATTTTGAGCAGTTGAATATAAAAATTGAGAACCTGCCTGAAATTCCGCTCAACAAAAAGCACTCGTTTCCGTCAGGCCACACCACCAGTGGGTTTGCCTATTTTTTCTTTGCCGCATTGTGTTCTTCAAAACAGTTTTTTAAAGCATTTTTTGTAGTTTTGGCCATGTTGGTTGGCTTTTCGAGGGTGTATCTGGTGCAGCATTTTGTAATGGATGTGGTGGCCGGAAGCTGTTTGGGTGTAGGCATTGCGGTTGCATCTTATGTTGTTTCGTTTCGATGGGTAAAACCCCATACTTTCTTAGATAAAAAATGGCTGAATGGATAATCTGACTACCCGACAATTGCACCTACTTTTTAGCCTGCTCGGGGTGTTTTTTTTTATTCCGTTTTTGGGCAGCGTGCATCTGTTTGATTGGGATGAAATAAACTTTGCCGAATCGGCCAGAGAGATGTTGGTAAGCGGAAATTTTGGCCAAGTGCAGGTAAATTTTGAACCTTTTTGGGAGAAACCACCGTTGTTTATATGGCTGCAAGCTGCCTGTATGAAATTGTTTGGCATTTCGGAGTTTTCGGCTCGGCTGCCCAACGCTTTGGTAGGCATTGCCACCCTCAACGTGTTGGTGTTTTACGGAAAAAAGTTTGCCAATCAAACGCTGGCCTTGCTGTGGCCGTTGGTTTACCTGGCATCCATCACTCCCCAATTTTATTTTCATACAGGCATTATCGATCCGTTGTTTAACCTATTCATTTTCTTGGGGTTAATGCAAATTTATCAGACGTTTAATCAATATCACCTCAAACATTGGCTGCTTGCCGGATTGTTTCTTGGTTTGGCCATTTTAACCAAAGGCCCTGTGGCCGGGCTTGTTACGTTGCTGGTTTTGATGGTGTTGTTCGTAAAAAACAAATTCAAACCCTGGATGAAATTAAGTCATTTTTTACTCTACGGAATCACTGCTTTGGCGGTATCTGCCGTTTGGTTTTTGCCCGAAACGCTCAAAAATGGTTTCGGTTTTTTATCCAACTTTTTGGTTTATCAAATTGATTTGATGCAAAATCCGGTGGCCTCGCACGGGCAGCCCTGGTTTTATCATCCTGTGGTGTTGCTAATAGGGTGCTTTCCTGCATCGGTGTTGGGTTTGCGGTTAGTATTTAAAAAAACCGAATTGAGTTTTGAAAGCCTGATGCGAATCCTTTTTTGGGTGGTGTTAATTCTTTTCTCATTGGTTACCACCAAAATTGTACACTATTCATCCTTGTGTTATTTGCCGCTTACTTTTTTGGCAGCCAAACGACTTTCAACCCTAAAAGAAAAGCCATTAGTGCACTACGAAAAATTCTTTATTTGGTTGGTTTCGGTTTTATGGGTAATCATTTTTCTTGCCGTGCCCATAATCGGTTTAAACCGATTGTGGCTGGCCGAAAAAGTAAATTCTACTTTTATTAAGGAGCTCTTGAGTGTTGCCTCAACCTGGGGCATTTCGCAGTTATTGGTCGGATTATTGTCAATGGCCGTGCTGGCATTTTGGCTGTATGCGGTCATTTGGAAACAATCGCTAATCAAACAATCGTTGTTCATTTTGTCGGCTTATTTGGTTTTGTTTATGATAACAATTATACCAAACATAGAGCGACATACGCAGGGTTCCATCATCGAGTTTTATAAAAGCATGGAGCAGGAGGATTGTTATATAGAAACCTACAAATTCAAGAGCTACGCTCAGTATTTTTACACCAAAGTGAAACCGCTTGTGAGCTCGGATAACTTGTATCTAAAGAGAGAAGAATGGTTGTCGAAATTAGATGCTAAAACACGATTGGATTTAAACGAAAACGGGCGGGGCATCTATCAAAACGAACATGTAAATTGGTTTTTGTACCAAAATACTGACAAACCAGTTTACCTGATTTGTATGCCTCACAAAGCCTTTGAATTGGATGAAAACCCTCAATTTGAACCTGTGGGTAATTATGGCGGCTACCGCGTATATAAAAAAGAATCGAGGCCTTAATGCACTCTATCTCCTCTATATTCCAAACGTTTCATTAAATCAGCTTCGTAATCCAGAAATTCGTTCCAACGCTTTTTTACGTATTCCTTATCGCCATATTTTTCGGCCAAATCAATAAACAAGCGATAGTGGCCGGCCTCCGAAACCATAAATTCATGGTAAAATTCTTTTAGTTTTTCGTCGGAAACATGGAGCGAAAGCAGCCGAAAACGCTCGCAACTTCGTGCCTCAATCATGGCACAAACCAGCAAGGCCTCAATGATGTTGTTTTCGATACTCCCACCTTTTTTTACAAATTTTTGCAGCTCAATCACATAGTCATCCTTTCGGGGTTTCCCAAGGTCGTAACCTCTGTTTTTAAGCTCTTTTAGCACTTTTCTAAAATGCCCCCATTCTTCGGCCACTACTGGCGAAACTGCATCAACAATTTCGGGATAATTAGAAAACCGGACAATAAGTGAAATGCCCGTTGTTGCAGCCTTTTGCTCGCAAAAAGCATGGTCTATCAATATTTCTTCAATGGTTTTTTCGGCGATGTTTACCCAACGAGGGTCGGTGGCAAGTTTTAAACCTAACATATCATTTTTTCAATTTCGGGTGATACTCAAAATTATTTTTAGCATAAATTTCATGGAGATAGTAGGTGTTATTTTGGAGCAAAAATGCGTCAATTTTTCCTTTTTGAAAAGGCAGAAGCTGACCGGAAAACACTTTTAAACTATCGGCAAACTGATGTTTTTCATCCAAAAAAAGAATTCGGTCAAACACCTTTTTGTTGTGTTTTTCCCATTCCCAATAGCGGCGTTCGTATAGTGGCAAAACACTTTTAAATTGTGGGTCAATGGCATTGCAACCATAGTTGTAAACATCTGATTTTGAGTAGAAAACAAGTGCTTCTGCTCCTGATTTTTTGTACAATTTTTTTATTGCTTCGCAATCTTGGCAGAGTTGTTTGTGCGAAATGGCCGTAACAAAATCCGGGTTTTGATTTACTGCGTATTTAATAACTTTATTCAACCGAAATAGGCCGATAATGGCCGACAAAACGGCCAAAAAACTCAGGGTTTGTATAAACCTTTGATTAAGTGCTTTTTGAAAGATAAACGGAATCAAAAAAAGAAAGGGTATGGCCAAATACATGCGGGAATAAGGGAAATAAACGGAGGCCATTCCATCGTCGGTTTTGTTTATTGCAAACGTGGCAAACACGGCAACAAAGGCAGCAATAAACGCCAACAGCAGCGATTTTTCGATGTTGAGTTTTTTGCGAAACAACAAAATCATAGCAAAAAGCACAAGAATAACCCAGCCCTGTGCCGGAAAAAACGGAACCAAATAGCGAAACCTGTAATCGAATTTTTGAATTCCGGTTGCGAATATGTCAAAACTTGCTTTCAGGGTAGGAAGTACGTGCGTTTCTAACTCAGGATAGTTTCGTTTAAAGAAATGCAGCCAAAGAAATGTAGATGTAAAAATTAGTATTGGCAGTATCAGCAATTTTAGATTGTATTTATTTTGATATAAATGATTGTAAACCAATAAAATAGACAACGGAAAAAGGAGCAAAATGCTGTTTGGATTTACCAAAACGGATAGCCCTATAAAACTCAGACCGATGCTTTTTGCACTATTTGATGAGCCAAAAAGTAAAACAAATCCGCTAAAAAAGAACAACAATCCACCTGTAAACCCCCTGGCCAACGAGGTTATTAGATGAAACTCAATGGGCATTAAACAGCCAATGGCAGCCGAAAAAATGGCCAAGTGCATTTGTTTTTTTCGCCAAAAATGAAAAAAGAGCAAAACAAACGGAGCGAACCCAATGGCATTAGAAACCACAGGAATGGCCAACCTATTGGGAATGCCCAGATAAACTAAGGGTGAAGCAAAAAAAGCTTCCAAATTGGTACTGTAAAACTGGCCGTAATAAAAGGGTGTATAAAACAGTCCTTGCGACATATCGCGGGTGGCAATCCAGTTAATCAGCTCATCGCTGTCAACATAATTCAAATTAAACCGAAAAAGTACGAATAGTCTGACAATTAGTAGAATAAACAATAGAACTAAAGCAGTATAACGGTCAGAAATTTTTCTCAAAACAAATAAAGAGCAGATAAAAAAATGAGAGCCCCCACCAGCATAAACAAAACTGAATAGGGCAAAATATCGCGGGCCTTAAGACCTGTAATTCCCAGCAAAGGCAATGCCCAAAAGGGTTGCAGCATATTGGTTAGCTGGTCGCCGTAAGCCAAAGCCATAACCGTTTTGGCATTGGAAACACCCAATTTTTGTGCGGCTTCAATCAAAATGGGGCCTTGCACTTGCCATTGACCGCCGCCACTTGGCACCAAAATATTAACAATTGCACTGCTCAAATAAGCAAAAAATGGAAATGTTTTAGCCGAACTGATATGCACAAATGCCTGAGAAACAGACTCTAACAGTCCGGAGTATTTCATTAAACCCATAATGCCTGCATAGAGTGGAAATTGAATAATAATGCCTGTGCTACCCAATATGGCCGTTTCGATGGAATGTAAAAACCCAGCCAGCGACCGATGACTTAAAATGGCCAATGAAAACAGCAAAAAATTAACGTTGTTTAGGCTTAAAAAATTGATAGAAAATTGGGCTTCAAAAAGTTGTAAAAACCACACAATGAGAAAAATACCGCCAAAAACTACGGCCAAAAATTCAGAACGGTCTAATTTTTCGGCACCTTGCAGGGCGGTTGCATCAAATTGGTTGTTGTATTTTGTTTTTGGGTAGATGTCGGAAAATTTTCCTTTTGACAACCACCACGCAAAAATTGGAAGAACCAGAACACAAAGCATAAAAACCACCATGTTGGAAGCGGAAAAAATGGTTTCGGTAAGCGGTACAATGTCCATTTGATTTTCCAAACTATGTCCTGCTTTGTTTACGGTAAGCGGTGCAGAGCCTGAAAGCCCGCCGTGCCACACCATCAGGGCTGTGTAGCCACAAGCCGCAATGAGTGGATAGTTTATTTTAATGTGTTTTTCGTGGGCATATTCGCCCACTTTTCGAGCCAAAATAGCCCCAAAAACCAAACCCAAGCCCCAATTGAAATAGCCCATTAATACAGAAAAAAGTGTAACCAAAATGGCTGCATGAGCATTTGATTTACAATAACTTACAATACGATTTATGAACTTTTCAATAACCGGACTCAACGCAATGCTATGCCCTAAAATGAGCATAAGCACCATTTGCATGGTAAACTCCAACAATTCCCAAAAACCTTTTTGCCAAGCGTTTGCAATGAATGTTGCCGGATTTTTATCTGCCGGAATTTGTCCGAAAAAAAGTGCCAAAACTGCCGTGAAAACCGTTAAAAAAATAGCAATCACCATGGGCGAAGGCAAGTATTTTTTTACTAATTTTAGGTATGTTTGGGTAAACTTCATTTCCAGATAAGTTTCAACATTTTGTGTAAATAAACGGCATCTGTTTGGTCGAAGGTGTTGTATTTCTCACTGTCAATGTCAAGCACACCAACAAATTGGCCATTTTGCTCAATGGGAATTACTATCTCCGAATTTGAGACCGAACTGCACGCAATATGGCCTTCAAATTCATGAACGTTCGGAACAATTTGTAT
This window contains:
- a CDS encoding phosphatase PAP2 family protein codes for the protein MVKDVFLKSNRTAFILWLSFVTIGLLTALLTKRGEPILWLNEHYSTWGMNFFTFMTRLGESWGFLVVWGYVFLFKSVRHQMAFLVVALLTLALVAILKHWVFEDAMRPAIYFEQLNIKIENLPEIPLNKKHSFPSGHTTSGFAYFFFAALCSSKQFFKAFFVVLAMLVGFSRVYLVQHFVMDVVAGSCLGVGIAVASYVVSFRWVKPHTFLDKKWLNG
- a CDS encoding glycosyltransferase family 39 protein, which produces MDNLTTRQLHLLFSLLGVFFFIPFLGSVHLFDWDEINFAESAREMLVSGNFGQVQVNFEPFWEKPPLFIWLQAACMKLFGISEFSARLPNALVGIATLNVLVFYGKKFANQTLALLWPLVYLASITPQFYFHTGIIDPLFNLFIFLGLMQIYQTFNQYHLKHWLLAGLFLGLAILTKGPVAGLVTLLVLMVLFVKNKFKPWMKLSHFLLYGITALAVSAVWFLPETLKNGFGFLSNFLVYQIDLMQNPVASHGQPWFYHPVVLLIGCFPASVLGLRLVFKKTELSFESLMRILFWVVLILFSLVTTKIVHYSSLCYLPLTFLAAKRLSTLKEKPLVHYEKFFIWLVSVLWVIIFLAVPIIGLNRLWLAEKVNSTFIKELLSVASTWGISQLLVGLLSMAVLAFWLYAVIWKQSLIKQSLFILSAYLVLFMITIIPNIERHTQGSIIEFYKSMEQEDCYIETYKFKSYAQYFYTKVKPLVSSDNLYLKREEWLSKLDAKTRLDLNENGRGIYQNEHVNWFLYQNTDKPVYLICMPHKAFELDENPQFEPVGNYGGYRVYKKESRP
- a CDS encoding tRNA-(ms[2]io[6]A)-hydroxylase, whose amino-acid sequence is MLGLKLATDPRWVNIAEKTIEEILIDHAFCEQKAATTGISLIVRFSNYPEIVDAVSPVVAEEWGHFRKVLKELKNRGYDLGKPRKDDYVIELQKFVKKGGSIENNIIEALLVCAMIEARSCERFRLLSLHVSDEKLKEFYHEFMVSEAGHYRLFIDLAEKYGDKEYVKKRWNEFLDYEADLMKRLEYRGDRVH
- a CDS encoding short-chain fatty acid transporter; the encoded protein is MKFTQTYLKLVKKYLPSPMVIAIFLTVFTAVLALFFGQIPADKNPATFIANAWQKGFWELLEFTMQMVLMLILGHSIALSPVIEKFINRIVSYCKSNAHAAILVTLFSVLMGYFNWGLGLVFGAILARKVGEYAHEKHIKINYPLIAACGYTALMVWHGGLSGSAPLTVNKAGHSLENQMDIVPLTETIFSASNMVVFMLCVLVLPIFAWWLSKGKFSDIYPKTKYNNQFDATALQGAEKLDRSEFLAVVFGGIFLIVWFLQLFEAQFSINFLSLNNVNFLLFSLAILSHRSLAGFLHSIETAILGSTGIIIQFPLYAGIMGLMKYSGLLESVSQAFVHISSAKTFPFFAYLSSAIVNILVPSGGGQWQVQGPILIEAAQKLGVSNAKTVMALAYGDQLTNMLQPFWALPLLGITGLKARDILPYSVLFMLVGALIFLSALYLF